A section of the Amycolatopsis sp. AA4 genome encodes:
- the aceA gene encoding isocitrate lyase, with the protein MTEQANQLEQAAAELAEQWKTDPRWAGVQRTYSAADVVKLRGSVVEEHTLARRGAEKLWELLHSEDYVHALGALTGNQAVQQVRAGLKAIYLSGWQVAADANLAGQTYPDQSLYPANSVPAVVRRINNALGRADQINWAEGNGDIDWFAPIVADAEAGFGGPLNAFELMKGMIAAGAAGVHWEDQLASEKKCGHLGGKVLIPTKQHERTLNAARLAADVLNVPTLVVARTDAQAATLLTSDVDERDRKYLTGGRTSEGFYEVNNGIEPCIDRGLAYAQYADLLWMETSTPDLEVARKYAEAIKAQYPDQMLAYNCSPSFNWKKHLDDDTIARFQRELGAMGYKFQFITLAGFHALNYSMFDLAHGYARNGMSAYVDLQEREFASEERGYTATKHQREVGTGWFDLVSTALNPESSTTALKGSTEEDQFH; encoded by the coding sequence ATGACCGAGCAGGCCAATCAGCTCGAGCAGGCGGCGGCCGAGCTGGCCGAGCAGTGGAAGACCGACCCCCGCTGGGCGGGTGTCCAGCGGACCTACTCCGCCGCCGACGTGGTGAAGCTTCGCGGTTCTGTCGTCGAAGAGCACACCCTCGCCCGCCGCGGCGCCGAGAAGCTGTGGGAGCTGCTGCACAGCGAGGACTACGTCCACGCGCTGGGCGCGCTCACCGGCAACCAGGCCGTGCAGCAGGTGCGCGCCGGCCTGAAGGCCATCTACCTGTCCGGCTGGCAGGTCGCCGCCGACGCCAACCTCGCCGGCCAGACCTACCCGGACCAGAGCCTCTACCCGGCCAACTCGGTCCCGGCCGTCGTCCGCCGCATCAACAACGCGCTGGGCCGCGCGGACCAGATCAACTGGGCCGAGGGCAACGGCGACATCGACTGGTTCGCCCCGATCGTCGCCGACGCGGAAGCAGGCTTCGGCGGTCCGCTGAACGCGTTCGAGCTGATGAAGGGCATGATCGCGGCTGGTGCCGCGGGCGTGCACTGGGAAGACCAGCTGGCGTCCGAGAAGAAGTGCGGCCACCTCGGCGGCAAGGTCCTCATCCCGACCAAGCAGCACGAGCGCACCCTGAACGCCGCCCGTCTCGCCGCCGACGTGCTGAACGTGCCGACCCTGGTCGTCGCCCGCACCGACGCGCAGGCCGCGACCCTGCTGACCAGCGACGTCGACGAGCGCGACCGCAAGTACCTCACCGGCGGCCGCACCTCCGAGGGCTTCTACGAGGTCAACAACGGCATCGAGCCCTGCATCGACCGCGGCCTGGCCTACGCGCAGTACGCCGACCTGCTGTGGATGGAGACCTCCACGCCGGACCTCGAGGTCGCCCGCAAGTACGCCGAGGCGATCAAGGCGCAGTACCCGGACCAGATGCTGGCCTACAACTGCTCGCCGTCGTTCAACTGGAAGAAGCACCTTGACGACGACACCATCGCGCGGTTCCAGCGCGAGCTCGGCGCCATGGGCTACAAGTTCCAGTTCATCACGCTGGCCGGTTTCCACGCGCTGAACTACTCGATGTTCGACCTGGCGCACGGCTACGCCCGCAACGGCATGAGCGCCTACGTCGACCTGCAGGAGCGCGAGTTCGCTTCGGAGGAGCGCGGCTACACCGCGACGAAGCACCAGCGCGAGGTCGGCACCGGCTGGTTCGACCTGGTGTCCACCGCGCTGAACCCGGAGAGCTCGACCACCGCGCTCAAGGGTTCGACCGAAGAAGACCAGTTCCACTGA
- the ilvA gene encoding threonine ammonia-lyase IlvA has translation MHDIDTVNAELVEQAAERLAGVVTRTPLEPNARLSSRVDARVWLKREDQQTVRSYKIRGAYNFIVQLDAETRARGVVCASAGNHAQGVAYACRRLGANGRVYVPGTTPRQKRERIAALGGAHIEVIVVGETYEDAFAAAKDDAHRTGATLVPAFDDVRTVAGQGTVALEVVSQLCFVPDVLVVPVGGGGLLAGIATWVRERHPDIRVVGVEPAGAMCMAAALEAGEPVRIDAVDPFVDGAAVREAGQVTFPLIRDSGAELTSVDEGAVCTEMLSMYQSDGIIAEPAGALAAASLGTSVQVEPGQTVVCIVSGGNNDVSRYSEILERSLMHEGLKHYFLVSFPQEPGALRRFLDEILGPEDDITRFEYVKRNNREIGPALIGVEIPRRADLPGLLARLEKSPLQVERVEPGSPLFHFLL, from the coding sequence GTGCACGACATCGACACGGTGAACGCAGAACTGGTCGAGCAGGCCGCCGAACGGCTCGCGGGCGTGGTCACACGCACGCCCCTCGAGCCCAATGCGCGTCTCTCGTCCCGCGTGGACGCGCGCGTCTGGCTTAAGCGCGAAGACCAGCAGACGGTCCGCTCGTACAAGATCCGCGGCGCGTACAACTTCATCGTGCAGCTCGACGCGGAGACGCGGGCGCGCGGCGTCGTATGTGCGAGCGCGGGCAACCACGCACAAGGCGTCGCGTACGCGTGTCGCCGTTTAGGGGCGAACGGTCGCGTGTACGTGCCGGGCACGACGCCTCGGCAGAAGCGTGAACGCATCGCGGCGCTCGGTGGCGCGCACATCGAGGTCATAGTTGTCGGCGAGACTTACGAAGACGCCTTCGCCGCGGCTAAAGACGACGCCCATCGCACTGGCGCGACGCTCGTGCCGGCGTTCGACGACGTCCGCACTGTTGCCGGTCAGGGCACTGTCGCGCTCGAAGTGGTTTCGCAGCTCTGCTTCGTGCCGGACGTCCTGGTGGTACCGGTCGGCGGCGGTGGCTTGCTGGCCGGGATCGCGACCTGGGTTCGCGAGCGGCATCCGGACATCCGGGTCGTCGGCGTCGAACCGGCAGGCGCGATGTGCATGGCGGCGGCCCTCGAAGCGGGCGAACCGGTGCGGATCGACGCGGTCGATCCGTTCGTGGACGGTGCCGCGGTGCGCGAGGCCGGCCAGGTGACGTTCCCGTTGATCCGGGACAGCGGCGCGGAACTGACGTCCGTCGACGAGGGCGCGGTGTGCACGGAAATGCTGTCGATGTACCAATCGGACGGCATCATCGCCGAACCCGCGGGTGCGCTCGCGGCCGCCTCGCTCGGAACGAGCGTGCAGGTCGAGCCCGGACAGACGGTGGTGTGCATCGTGTCCGGCGGCAACAACGACGTCAGCCGGTACAGCGAAATCCTCGAACGCTCGCTAATGCACGAGGGGCTGAAGCACTACTTCCTCGTCAGCTTCCCGCAGGAACCCGGCGCGCTCCGGCGATTCCTCGACGAAATCCTCGGGCCTGAAGACGACATCACGCGGTTCGAGTACGTGAAGCGCAACAACCGGGAGATCGGCCCGGCGCTGATCGGCGTCGAAATCCCGCGGCGTGCCGACCTGCCTGGGCTGCTGGCTCGGTTGGAGAAGAGCCCGCTGCAGGTGGAGCGGGTGGAGCCGGGGAGTCCGTTGTTCCACTTCCTGCTCTGA
- a CDS encoding bifunctional lysozyme/C40 family peptidase gives MVTLAAVVVVVAALVVAVRVLPGGGSGEANSGNVAATATLTPSASGTVPSAAPTSVVPTQAGVPRAGEFGAWASRTSQWLDIPLRAMNGYAQATVTLSKEQPDCHLSWITLAAIGKIASDHGRAQGNRVGENGTLAKPLGTVEVFDFYHRPVSTPGAAGPLQLSPAVWGKFQRSASGGKPDIQNIDDSALTAGRALCANGRDLATDWWNGVATLEPAPVVLHRTLATTNVYGTVGQSDQPPNPAVLTAVDFAIDQIGLPYVWGGNGTRDADPGFDCSGLTTAAYASADVKLMRTADTQFRSVAHVSEPQLGDLIFYGEPASKIHHVGLYIGNQQMIDAPQTGQAVQVHPYRKPGDDYAGAGRPTA, from the coding sequence TTGGTGACGTTGGCGGCGGTCGTCGTGGTCGTTGCGGCGTTGGTCGTCGCGGTGCGGGTTTTGCCGGGCGGCGGCAGCGGCGAGGCGAATTCTGGGAATGTCGCGGCGACGGCCACGTTGACTCCGAGTGCTTCGGGGACGGTTCCGTCCGCTGCGCCGACGTCGGTCGTGCCGACTCAGGCTGGGGTGCCGCGGGCTGGGGAGTTTGGGGCTTGGGCGTCGCGGACTAGTCAGTGGCTGGACATTCCGTTGCGGGCGATGAACGGGTACGCGCAGGCGACTGTCACGCTCAGCAAGGAGCAGCCTGACTGTCACCTGTCTTGGATCACACTCGCGGCGATCGGGAAGATCGCCAGCGATCATGGGCGGGCGCAGGGTAATCGAGTCGGGGAAAACGGGACTCTCGCGAAACCGCTGGGGACGGTGGAGGTTTTCGACTTCTATCACCGACCAGTCTCGACCCCGGGGGCTGCCGGGCCGTTGCAGCTCTCCCCAGCGGTGTGGGGCAAGTTTCAGCGCAGTGCGTCCGGCGGCAAGCCGGATATTCAGAACATCGACGACTCGGCGCTGACGGCTGGGCGTGCGCTCTGCGCGAATGGCCGCGATCTGGCGACTGACTGGTGGAACGGCGTCGCGACGTTGGAGCCGGCGCCGGTCGTCTTGCATCGGACGCTTGCGACGACCAACGTTTACGGCACGGTCGGGCAGAGTGATCAGCCGCCCAATCCTGCGGTGCTTACTGCGGTCGACTTCGCGATCGATCAGATTGGGCTGCCGTATGTCTGGGGCGGCAATGGCACTCGCGACGCCGATCCCGGGTTCGACTGTTCCGGTCTGACGACTGCCGCCTATGCGAGCGCTGATGTCAAGCTGATGCGGACGGCGGACACGCAGTTCCGCAGCGTTGCCCATGTGAGCGAACCTCAGTTGGGTGATTTGATCTTCTACGGTGAGCCGGCTTCGAAGATCCATCATGTGGGGCTGTATATCGGGAATCAGCAGATGATCGACGCGCCGCAGACTGGGCAGGCGGTGCAGGTTCATCCGTATCGGAAGCCGGGCGACGATTACGCGGGCGCGGGGCGGCCGACGGCCTGA
- a CDS encoding acyltransferase, with translation MTSMWGAPALSRVRAWRRARRDPHQAKFLTADSLRWILRNRAYTPWYLVRYYRLLKFRIANPHIILRGMLFLGKNVEIHCRPGYGRMEIGRWVHIGDGNAIRCHEGSLRIGDKSVFGRQNVINCYLDIELGAATLVADWVYICDFDHVTADIHVPIKDQGIVKSPVRIGPDTWLGTKVSVLKGTRVGRGSVLGAHAVVRGDIPDYSIAVGSPARVVRNREDDYAADAARREAVADMARKANKALQKTLGDS, from the coding sequence ATGACGTCGATGTGGGGTGCGCCCGCGTTGTCGCGCGTGCGCGCCTGGCGGCGGGCCCGGCGGGACCCGCACCAGGCGAAGTTCCTGACGGCCGACTCGCTGCGCTGGATCCTGCGCAATCGCGCGTACACGCCGTGGTACCTCGTTCGCTACTACCGGCTGCTCAAGTTCCGCATCGCGAACCCGCACATCATCCTGCGCGGCATGCTGTTCCTCGGCAAGAACGTCGAGATCCACTGCCGTCCGGGATACGGCCGGATGGAAATCGGCCGCTGGGTGCACATCGGCGACGGCAACGCGATCCGCTGTCACGAGGGGTCCCTTCGCATCGGCGACAAGTCGGTGTTCGGGCGGCAGAACGTGATCAACTGCTACCTCGACATCGAGCTCGGCGCCGCCACGCTCGTCGCCGACTGGGTGTACATCTGCGACTTCGACCACGTGACCGCGGACATCCACGTGCCGATCAAGGACCAGGGCATCGTCAAGTCGCCGGTCCGGATCGGCCCGGACACGTGGCTCGGCACGAAGGTCAGCGTCCTCAAGGGCACTCGCGTCGGGCGCGGCAGCGTGCTCGGCGCGCACGCGGTGGTGCGCGGTGACATCCCGGACTACTCGATCGCGGTCGGTTCACCGGCCCGAGTGGTCCGAAACCGCGAGGACGACTACGCCGCGGATGCGGCCCGGCGCGAGGCTGTCGCCGACATGGCGCGCAAGGCGAACAAGGCGCTGCAGAAGACGCTCGGCGACAGCTGA
- a CDS encoding short-chain fatty acyl-CoA regulator family protein yields the protein MDKTFAGARLRHLRESRSMSQADLARVLEISPSYLNQIEHNSRPLTVPVLLRITQAFGVDTEFFANNDTSQLVADVKEALLDEAVGVEATTSELNELASNLPSIAQALVKLHRSYRNAVESTAALTTENGLGLHGSAAAPLPHEEVRDFFYERENYVAELDERAEKMAAQIPLRRGSVLGSLKERLWQRYGVDVTNEGINESAGEQHRYEPATRVLRLAPSLRVGQQAFRMASQIALLEYDDLITELADSWAFSGPAARTLARVGLANYFAGALILPYGPFLAAAEEFRYDIERLCDHFGVGFETTCHRLSTLQRPKQRGVPFSFVRVDRAGNMSKRQSAAGFHFSRVGGACPLWNIYEAFTSPGKILTQIAALPDGKRYFWVARTVSRNIGGYGSPGKTFTVGLGCELRHAGRLIYSTGLDLDEPAAATPIGMGCKVCDRPACSQRAFPAIGKPLTVDENTSTFVPYPAVPKT from the coding sequence ATGGACAAAACTTTCGCCGGAGCGCGGTTGCGGCATCTGCGCGAGAGCCGGTCGATGAGCCAGGCGGATCTCGCCCGTGTGCTCGAGATCTCACCCAGTTATCTCAATCAGATCGAGCACAACTCGCGCCCGCTGACCGTGCCGGTGCTGCTGCGGATCACGCAGGCGTTCGGCGTCGACACGGAGTTTTTCGCCAACAACGACACCTCGCAGCTCGTCGCCGACGTCAAGGAAGCCCTGCTCGACGAGGCCGTGGGCGTCGAAGCGACCACGAGCGAACTGAACGAGCTGGCCAGCAACCTGCCGTCCATCGCGCAGGCGCTGGTGAAGCTGCACCGCAGTTACCGCAACGCGGTCGAGAGCACGGCCGCGCTGACCACGGAAAACGGCCTCGGCCTGCACGGGAGCGCCGCCGCGCCGCTGCCGCACGAGGAGGTCCGCGACTTCTTCTACGAGCGGGAGAACTACGTCGCCGAACTGGACGAGCGGGCCGAGAAGATGGCCGCGCAGATCCCGCTGCGGCGCGGGTCGGTGCTCGGGTCGCTCAAGGAACGGCTGTGGCAGCGCTACGGCGTCGACGTGACGAACGAGGGCATCAACGAGTCCGCGGGTGAACAGCATCGGTACGAGCCGGCGACGCGGGTGTTGCGACTGGCCCCGAGCCTCCGGGTCGGGCAGCAGGCGTTCCGGATGGCGTCTCAGATCGCGTTGCTGGAATACGACGACTTGATCACCGAACTCGCCGATTCGTGGGCGTTTTCCGGACCGGCCGCGCGGACGCTCGCGCGCGTCGGCCTGGCGAACTACTTCGCGGGCGCGCTGATCCTGCCCTACGGCCCGTTCCTGGCCGCGGCCGAGGAGTTCCGGTACGACATCGAGCGGCTTTGCGACCACTTCGGCGTCGGTTTCGAAACCACTTGCCACCGGCTGTCGACTCTTCAGCGGCCAAAACAGCGCGGCGTGCCGTTCTCGTTCGTGCGGGTCGACCGCGCCGGGAACATGTCGAAACGCCAGTCGGCGGCGGGTTTCCACTTCTCGCGCGTCGGCGGGGCTTGCCCGCTGTGGAACATCTACGAGGCCTTCACCTCGCCGGGCAAGATCCTCACGCAGATCGCGGCGCTCCCGGACGGCAAGCGGTACTTCTGGGTCGCGCGGACGGTGTCGCGCAACATCGGCGGGTACGGCAGCCCGGGCAAGACGTTCACCGTCGGCCTCGGCTGCGAGCTCCGGCACGCTGGGCGGTTGATCTATTCGACCGGCCTTGACCTGGACGAACCCGCCGCCGCGACGCCGATCGGCATGGGGTGCAAGGTGTGCGACCGGCCCGCTTGTTCGCAACGCGCGTTTCCGGCGATCGGCAAACCGCTCACAGTGGACGAAAACACCAGCACGTTCGTCCCCTACCCGGCGGTGCCGAAGACGTGA
- a CDS encoding nucleoside hydrolase, which yields MGTKLIIDTDPGVDDAFAIALAARSADVDLLAVTTVFGNVPLTTTTSNARRLLQLCDRPDVPVAAGASRPLLYREAHRASTVHGLDGLSGHAASLPDATRPLEDSDAVSLMVSLLEASDEPVTIAPIGPLTNIAALLAAHPGVRSKIARIVLMGGAINLGNSTAVAEFNIWADPDAARRVIAEDDVPCVMVPLDLTHRCAVDSAWLAKLAASGPIGQALDSFTPDYLAHYRQVLGYEGIVMHDAVAVAEAIRPGILRTETYPVDIDSGVGPTRGMTIVDRRAVPTRSTGRPIEVAVDTELDVLREFVLSRLAGGR from the coding sequence ATGGGCACCAAGCTGATCATCGACACCGACCCCGGCGTCGATGACGCTTTCGCGATCGCACTGGCCGCGAGGTCGGCGGACGTCGACCTGCTGGCCGTGACGACTGTCTTCGGCAACGTACCGCTGACCACGACGACTTCGAACGCGCGCCGGCTGCTGCAACTGTGCGACCGCCCGGACGTGCCGGTCGCCGCGGGCGCCTCTCGGCCACTCCTCTACCGCGAGGCGCACCGGGCGAGCACGGTCCACGGCTTGGACGGACTCTCCGGGCACGCCGCGTCGCTGCCCGACGCCACCCGCCCGCTCGAGGATTCCGACGCGGTCAGCCTGATGGTCTCGCTGCTCGAAGCCTCGGACGAACCGGTGACCATCGCGCCGATCGGTCCGCTCACGAATATCGCCGCCCTGCTCGCGGCCCACCCTGGGGTGCGTTCGAAGATCGCGCGGATCGTCCTGATGGGCGGCGCGATCAACCTCGGCAACTCGACCGCCGTCGCTGAATTCAACATCTGGGCCGACCCGGACGCGGCACGGCGCGTGATCGCCGAGGACGACGTTCCGTGCGTGATGGTCCCCCTCGATCTCACTCACCGGTGCGCGGTGGACAGCGCGTGGCTGGCGAAACTCGCCGCGTCCGGACCGATCGGGCAGGCGCTGGACTCGTTCACTCCGGACTATCTCGCGCATTACCGCCAGGTTCTCGGCTACGAAGGCATCGTCATGCACGACGCGGTGGCCGTCGCCGAGGCGATCCGCCCGGGCATCCTCCGCACGGAGACCTACCCGGTCGACATCGACTCCGGCGTCGGCCCGACGCGCGGCATGACGATCGTCGACCGGCGGGCGGTTCCCACCAGGTCCACCGGACGGCCGATCGAGGTGGCGGTGGATACGGAGCTGGATGTGCTGCGCGAGTTCGTGCTGTCGAGACTCGCCGGGGGCCGGTGA
- a CDS encoding nuclear transport factor 2 family protein: MSEALDRHVAAFNNRDLQALLDGFTEDAVWITGSSVVRGRDELTELFSGAMEQLLPTLKVENVLADGDQVAAQLTERLTHNGEDHVFAIAGFYRLSGDRIKSAKIYREGSAELD; the protein is encoded by the coding sequence ATGAGCGAAGCCCTCGACCGACACGTCGCCGCCTTCAACAACCGGGATCTCCAAGCTCTCCTCGACGGCTTCACCGAGGACGCGGTCTGGATCACCGGCAGCAGCGTCGTGCGCGGACGCGACGAACTCACCGAGCTGTTCAGCGGTGCCATGGAACAACTTCTCCCGACGTTGAAGGTCGAGAACGTTCTCGCGGACGGTGACCAGGTCGCCGCCCAATTGACCGAGCGGCTCACCCATAACGGCGAGGACCACGTTTTCGCCATCGCGGGCTTCTACCGGCTGTCCGGAGACCGCATCAAGTCGGCGAAGATCTACCGCGAGGGCAGCGCGGAACTCGACTGA